The following proteins come from a genomic window of Alicyclobacillus dauci:
- the rlmB gene encoding 23S rRNA (guanosine(2251)-2'-O)-methyltransferase RlmB, with product MRRRTDRGEKQRRRPDRESRPAEVEEQTETQILKGRHPVATALQEGRPINKVMIAEGSTDGMQPIIARAKERGVVVQFVPRTRLDTIAGSTHQGVAAYVAPYAYAELEDIVARETGHAPLIVVLDGVTDPHNLGAIVRTAEAAGAQGVVIGRHRAAPLTETVAKAAAGALEYLPIARVANITQALDELKEAGYWVVGTALDADNRMVDVDYKQKTVIVIGSEGVGMHRLVKEHCDFLVTIPILGRVQSLNASVAAGVMLYEVVRQRT from the coding sequence ATGAGACGAAGGACAGATAGAGGAGAAAAGCAGCGACGTCGGCCGGATCGGGAATCGAGGCCGGCCGAAGTGGAGGAACAGACAGAAACACAGATTCTCAAAGGTCGGCATCCTGTGGCAACGGCTCTGCAAGAGGGACGTCCAATTAATAAAGTGATGATTGCGGAAGGATCGACGGATGGCATGCAGCCCATTATCGCACGCGCGAAGGAACGGGGGGTCGTCGTTCAGTTTGTTCCGCGGACACGCTTGGATACCATCGCCGGTTCCACGCACCAAGGCGTCGCTGCGTATGTTGCACCGTATGCGTATGCCGAACTCGAAGACATCGTGGCGAGGGAGACCGGTCATGCCCCGCTTATCGTCGTGTTGGATGGCGTGACTGATCCGCACAACCTAGGTGCCATTGTGCGAACGGCGGAAGCTGCGGGGGCACAGGGAGTGGTCATCGGCCGACATAGAGCTGCCCCGTTGACCGAGACGGTTGCGAAGGCAGCCGCCGGAGCGTTGGAGTATCTGCCGATCGCTCGCGTTGCCAACATTACACAGGCTCTGGATGAATTGAAGGAAGCCGGCTATTGGGTCGTCGGTACAGCACTGGATGCGGATAACCGGATGGTGGACGTTGATTACAAGCAAAAAACGGTCATCGTCATCGGTTCGGAGGGCGTCGGCATGCACCGTCTTGTCAAAGAGCACTGCGACTTCTTAGTGACGATTCCAATTTTAGGACGAGTTCAGAGCTTAAATGCGTCTGTCGCGGCGGGGGTCATGCTATATGAAGTCGTCCGCCAGAGGACATAA